The following are from one region of the Alicyclobacillus fastidiosus genome:
- a CDS encoding MBL fold metallo-hydrolase, whose translation MRLTTFGHCTQITFFPRVFPVNCYLVKENDGLTLIDAALPSNANSIRQAAQSLGLPITRILLTHGHADHVGALDRLHQRLPEAEVMISERDSRLLAGDTRTVDGEPQVKVRGGIKPCQTQPTGHLKEGDRIGNLEVICSPGHTPGHVAFLDVRDRTLIAGDAFQIQGGIAVSGTIRPRFPFPAFATWHRDRAVESARRLRDLRPSQLAVGHGNVLSSPLDAMNRAIKQAERNTRRMN comes from the coding sequence AAATTACGTTTTTTCCCCGCGTGTTCCCTGTAAATTGTTATTTAGTCAAGGAGAATGACGGTTTAACTTTAATTGATGCAGCGCTTCCATCGAACGCAAATTCTATTCGTCAAGCGGCACAATCCCTTGGACTTCCCATCACACGTATCCTACTCACCCACGGTCATGCAGATCATGTAGGTGCTCTGGACCGGTTACATCAACGTTTGCCTGAGGCAGAGGTGATGATCTCAGAGCGGGATAGTCGGCTGCTTGCAGGGGACACCAGAACGGTCGATGGTGAACCTCAGGTAAAGGTCAGAGGTGGAATCAAACCTTGCCAAACGCAACCCACGGGTCACTTAAAAGAAGGAGACCGGATCGGGAACCTTGAAGTGATTTGCAGCCCTGGACATACCCCTGGTCATGTGGCATTTCTGGATGTGCGCGACAGAACACTGATTGCTGGTGATGCGTTTCAAATCCAGGGTGGCATCGCGGTGTCTGGTACAATACGTCCACGTTTCCCGTTTCCGGCATTCGCTACGTGGCACAGGGACCGTGCAGTAGAGAGTGCGAGGCGTTTACGGGACTTACGGCCGTCACAACTTGCGGTTGGGCACGGAAATGTTTTAAGCAGTCCGTTGGACGCAATGAATCGTGCGATTAAACAGGCAGAGCGAAACACGAGGAGGATGAATTAA